A single genomic interval of Candidatus Acidiferrales bacterium harbors:
- a CDS encoding T9SS type A sorting domain-containing protein encodes MKRLILIIMMLAWSSFVTATTYHTVSFSGTPSSDFASDEAVSTSSGGVTAYLTWDATNLYLAYAANNGEPVVIYIDTDPQLTPTNGTGTTGGFNYDGITPSLPFTANFVAFLKNGYQEYRTWTGSAWSSNTTTGISTYFGTNTEEYSIPWSTMGGKPTTVYFLMYKDNGGTYVYGQAPAQVSDGTNSSPTFAYFYSDEVTTGISPFGSYDVALSVDMSSYSASYAYNAVTLNWRTQSEISNAGFNIYRKASTDASYSGIASYASDISLCGLGTSATGKSYSFTDRKIAGGTIYDYRIEEVSMSGSIREFGPIRIQASNSIPSAYQLHQNYPNPFNPSTTITVDVKKDGYARLEVFNALGEKVVTLFDGYIQAGTRPFTWDGSKTPSGIYLYRFTVDGFTAVKKMILMK; translated from the coding sequence ATGAAAAGATTGATTCTAATAATTATGATGCTCGCATGGTCATCATTTGTAACAGCGACCACTTATCACACCGTGAGCTTCTCAGGGACGCCGAGCTCTGATTTTGCTTCCGATGAAGCCGTCTCCACTTCATCCGGCGGGGTCACTGCCTACCTGACGTGGGACGCCACGAACCTTTACCTCGCTTATGCCGCTAACAATGGAGAACCGGTCGTCATTTATATAGACACCGATCCGCAATTAACTCCGACAAATGGAACCGGAACGACTGGAGGTTTTAATTATGACGGCATAACGCCGTCGTTACCATTTACGGCAAATTTTGTCGCGTTCTTGAAAAACGGCTATCAAGAATATCGAACTTGGACGGGCAGCGCCTGGAGTTCCAACACAACGACTGGGATTTCCACTTACTTTGGGACGAATACCGAAGAGTATTCAATTCCGTGGTCGACGATGGGCGGAAAACCGACGACAGTTTATTTCCTGATGTACAAAGACAACGGCGGAACCTACGTATATGGACAAGCACCTGCACAAGTGAGCGATGGAACGAATTCATCGCCGACATTCGCCTATTTTTACTCCGATGAAGTGACGACTGGAATTTCTCCGTTCGGCAGCTACGATGTAGCCCTATCGGTTGATATGTCCTCCTATTCAGCAAGTTATGCTTACAACGCAGTTACTTTGAATTGGAGAACTCAATCCGAGATCAGCAATGCAGGATTCAACATTTACCGCAAAGCGTCGACCGATGCGAGCTATTCTGGAATCGCAAGTTATGCCAGTGACATTTCTCTTTGTGGTCTCGGTACAAGTGCGACAGGCAAGTCGTACTCGTTCACAGATAGGAAGATAGCGGGCGGAACAATTTATGACTACAGGATAGAGGAAGTATCAATGAGCGGCTCGATTAGAGAATTCGGGCCAATCCGGATTCAAGCGTCGAATTCGATTCCGTCTGCGTACCAACTCCACCAAAATTATCCGAACCCGTTCAATCCATCCACCACTATAACGGTCGATGTGAAGAAAGACGGCTATGCCCGCCTTGAAGTTTTCAACGCACTCGGAGAAAAAGTCGTGACTCTTTTCGACGGCTACATTCAAGCCGGAACGCGCCCGTTTACATGGGACGGTTCAAAGACGCCGAGCGGAATATATTTGTATCGATTTACCGTCGACGGCTTCACGGCGGTGAAGAAAATGATTTTGATGAAATAA